In a genomic window of Gemmatimonadota bacterium:
- a CDS encoding GWxTD domain-containing protein, whose product MLEREESLERQGHIGAYSGRFDTSDLPQGVYTLEIEVDDRAVRNRAKAESEFHITWQFLLPLTTAKNFSEITEQLRYIAKNDELDTLKKYRDAPAGEQKVALETFWKRRDPTPGTDRNEHMITYYRRIAYANENFDDGLRKGWRSDQGRVYIVYGPPDEIERHTWDRSFSHPYQVWHYNNISRSFVFVDFDGYGRYQLYRVY is encoded by the coding sequence ATGCTGGAACGGGAGGAATCCCTGGAACGGCAGGGCCATATCGGCGCGTACAGCGGCCGGTTCGATACCAGCGACCTGCCCCAGGGGGTGTACACCCTCGAGATCGAAGTCGATGACCGCGCCGTTCGAAACCGGGCGAAAGCCGAATCGGAATTCCACATCACCTGGCAGTTCCTGCTGCCCCTGACGACAGCAAAGAACTTCAGCGAGATCACCGAGCAGTTGAGGTACATCGCCAAGAACGACGAGCTGGATACGCTGAAGAAGTACAGGGACGCGCCGGCGGGAGAACAGAAAGTCGCCCTGGAAACGTTCTGGAAACGCCGGGACCCCACGCCGGGAACGGACCGGAACGAGCACATGATCACCTATTACCGGCGGATCGCGTACGCGAACGAGAACTTCGACGACGGACTCCGGAAAGGCTGGCGCAGCGACCAGGGCCGGGTCTATATCGTCTATGGTCCGCCGGACGAGATAGAGCGGCATACCTGGGACCGGTCCTTCTCCCATCCGTACCAGGTATGGCATTACAACAACATAAGCCGTAGTTTCGTCTTCGTCGATTTCGACGGCTATGGCAGGTATCAGCTCTACCGGGTTTATTGA
- the priA gene encoding primosomal protein N', with the protein MAASVRFAEIALPLPVDQVFSYSIPDNLLDTALPGRRVSVVFTNRRMTGVITALSDTCPVPRYRPLLDVLDSEAVLDASLLDLTQWIGRYYLCPWGEAIKAALPAGMLSESEQIVSREEPCPPECMDRLRRAAPRQAELLAQVPEQGAVTLSSLRRKTRVRQPFAALRGLEAKGLVTISIGETGTGPGIRYETWVELIPPKEEADRIVTRLIPRATRQASCINLLARHGGRLTTEQLRHLGRIERAVVRRLEKKGLVSLREVEAIRDPYRDAELPSPVKVDPTAEQAEALRAIHGAIGQGAFKSLLLYGVTGSGKTHVYVKSIEKTLEAGRSAIVLVPELALTPQAVRQFRTHFGDLVTVLHSGLSPGERYDSWRRTRAGDYRIVVGARSAVFAPLSDLGLIVIDEEHEPSYKQFDDPPLYHARDVAVVRARTVNAVTVMGSATPSLETYANTQTGKFECCRLTERVDRRPLPGVRIVDMREERRLGRFSIFSAPLADRIKDRLARQEQIILFLNRRGFSPFVQCYDCGLSVSCPHCSVTMTYHADSLFMRCHYCDHRDEAPEVCPKCRSRSIGYRGVGTQRVEEELKERFPDARIVRMDMDTTSRKGSHQDIFHRVLNREADILLGTQMVAKGFDFPNVTLVGVISADTSLNLPDFRASERTFQLLTQVAGRTGRGELGGEVIVQTYAQGHHSVASAQAHDYESFYARETSDRKALGYPPFGRMVGILFQGERDEYVMREARRFAELLRKQSGGLHILGPAPPVIARVRNQYRWQIIARSSHSGRLRDAVRQARLHWERAADSRRVHLKVDVDPVGLV; encoded by the coding sequence ATGGCGGCTTCCGTCCGGTTTGCCGAAATAGCCCTCCCTCTACCGGTCGACCAGGTATTCTCTTACAGCATTCCTGACAATCTCCTCGACACGGCCCTGCCGGGTCGCAGGGTGTCCGTCGTCTTCACGAACCGCAGGATGACCGGCGTTATCACGGCGCTCTCGGACACCTGTCCCGTGCCGCGTTACCGGCCGCTGTTGGACGTCCTCGACAGCGAGGCGGTGCTTGATGCCTCGCTGCTCGACCTCACGCAGTGGATCGGCCGGTACTATCTCTGCCCGTGGGGCGAAGCGATCAAGGCCGCACTGCCCGCGGGCATGTTGTCGGAAAGCGAACAGATCGTCAGCCGGGAAGAACCGTGTCCTCCCGAGTGCATGGACCGGCTCCGCCGCGCCGCGCCCCGGCAGGCCGAACTGCTCGCCCAGGTTCCGGAACAGGGCGCCGTCACCCTGTCGAGCCTCCGGCGTAAGACCCGCGTCCGGCAACCCTTCGCGGCCCTTCGCGGCCTCGAAGCGAAGGGCCTGGTCACGATTTCGATCGGAGAAACCGGCACCGGTCCGGGCATCCGGTACGAGACCTGGGTCGAACTGATCCCGCCGAAGGAAGAGGCGGACCGGATCGTGACCAGGCTGATCCCCCGGGCGACCCGGCAGGCCAGCTGCATCAATCTCCTGGCGCGGCACGGCGGACGGTTGACCACGGAGCAGCTCCGCCACCTGGGCCGGATCGAACGGGCCGTGGTGCGGAGATTGGAGAAAAAGGGCCTGGTGTCGCTCCGGGAGGTGGAGGCCATACGCGACCCCTACCGGGACGCCGAGCTGCCCTCCCCGGTAAAGGTCGATCCTACGGCGGAGCAGGCCGAAGCACTTCGGGCGATCCACGGCGCCATCGGCCAGGGCGCGTTCAAGTCCCTGCTGCTCTACGGCGTCACCGGCAGCGGGAAGACGCACGTCTACGTAAAATCCATAGAAAAGACCCTTGAAGCGGGCCGGTCGGCCATCGTGCTCGTGCCGGAACTCGCCCTGACCCCGCAGGCCGTGCGGCAGTTCCGCACCCATTTCGGCGATCTCGTGACCGTCCTGCACAGCGGCCTGTCCCCGGGGGAGCGATACGACTCCTGGCGGCGGACCCGCGCCGGGGACTACCGCATCGTCGTCGGCGCACGGTCCGCCGTGTTCGCGCCGCTGTCCGATCTCGGCCTGATCGTCATCGACGAGGAGCACGAACCGTCCTACAAGCAGTTCGACGACCCCCCGCTCTATCATGCGCGGGACGTGGCGGTCGTCCGGGCGCGCACGGTAAATGCCGTGACGGTCATGGGCAGCGCAACGCCTTCCCTGGAGACCTACGCCAATACGCAGACCGGCAAATTCGAATGCTGCCGCCTGACCGAGCGGGTGGACCGGCGCCCCCTGCCGGGCGTGCGGATCGTGGACATGCGGGAAGAGCGGAGGCTGGGCCGCTTTTCGATTTTCTCCGCTCCCCTGGCCGACCGGATCAAGGACCGCCTCGCCCGGCAGGAGCAGATCATCCTCTTCCTGAACCGGCGCGGATTCTCTCCCTTCGTCCAGTGCTACGACTGCGGACTGTCCGTGTCCTGTCCCCACTGCAGCGTGACGATGACCTACCACGCCGACAGCCTGTTCATGCGGTGCCACTACTGCGACCATAGAGACGAGGCGCCGGAGGTCTGCCCCAAGTGCCGTTCCAGGTCGATCGGATACCGGGGCGTCGGCACCCAGCGCGTCGAGGAGGAGCTGAAGGAGCGGTTTCCGGACGCACGGATCGTCCGCATGGACATGGACACGACGTCGCGTAAGGGTTCCCACCAGGATATCTTCCACCGCGTGCTGAACCGCGAAGCGGACATCCTGCTCGGTACGCAGATGGTGGCCAAGGGGTTCGACTTCCCGAACGTGACGCTCGTGGGCGTCATCTCGGCCGACACTTCCCTCAACCTTCCGGATTTCAGGGCCAGCGAGCGGACCTTTCAGTTGCTGACGCAGGTGGCCGGACGGACCGGGCGGGGAGAGCTGGGCGGCGAGGTGATCGTCCAGACCTATGCGCAGGGCCATCACAGCGTCGCCAGCGCGCAGGCGCACGACTACGAGTCCTTTTACGCCCGGGAAACCAGCGACCGCAAGGCGCTGGGCTATCCACCCTTCGGGCGCATGGTGGGGATCCTGTTCCAGGGAGAACGGGACGAATACGTGATGCGGGAGGCGCGGCGGTTCGCCGAGCTCCTGCGGAAGCAGTCGGGAGGGTTGCATATACTGGGGCCTGCGCCGCCTGTGATTGCACGGGTGCGCAACCAGTACCGCTGGCAGATCATCGCGCGGAGCAGCCATTCCGGGCGCCTGCGCGACGCCGTGCGGCAAGCCCGGCTGCACTGGGAGCGCGCCGCCGACAGTCGGCGTGTTCACTTGAAAGTCG